AATGAATGAACGAACTAACTTTAGCTCGAAGGAGCTTTTCTAAATGTTCTTTAAATTGAAAGACAAGGCCTTGTGGCAGACTTTAAGCAAGGCAAGTCTGATCGGAATTCACTTGGTAACCTGCACTTTTGTGGGGTTGCTCATAGGTTTCTATCTGGATAAATGGTTGGGCACCAAGCCATGGTTTCTAATCGCTTTCTTGGTCTTTGGCATAGCTGCTGGATTTAAAAATATGTATCAAGAAGTAAAAAAAATCCAGGATGCGGAGAAGAAAGATGCTCGCCCGGGCAAATAGAAAAATTGAGGGCTTCTTTTACAAACGAGGGGTGGAAATTCCTGAAATACGTACACTCTTGCGCAATCAAATTTATCTGACATGGACGGGTATTGTAATTGCCCTTATATTTGGCCTGACCAGCTGGGCTTTTGAGTTTATCGTTGGTGCCCTGCTGGGAGGGCTCAACTTCTACGCCCTGGCAAAGATTATTCAGCAATTGATCTTTGTTAGGCGTGGGGCCGTTGTCGCTCTGTTGGTCAGTTTTTATTTCCGCCTTTTGTTTACTGGTGTTCTATTGTATGCAGTCATTGTCTTTTTTAAAGCGAATATTGTAGCCCTGCTTTCTGGGCTAAGTGTAGTAATAGTCAATATTTTAATCTTTGGCGCAACTTTAGTTGGTCAAAAATTTAAGGAGGCATAATCAATGGCAGGTGGATTACATCCGGTATTTTTGTTGGAAGAGGCGGTAAAATTCCTGGGGTTGGTCGATGCCCACGGTAATAGTCTTATCCCGAACAATGTACTTTATTCATGGGCAATAATGGCCGTTCTTATCTTTTTTGGCTGGATGGCAACCAAGAAGATTTCTCTGGTCCCTAAAGGAGTGCAAAACTTTTTTGAGTTTCTTATAGGATCGTTAGAAGATTTTGTTGTCACTAACATGGGGGAAGAGGGACGAAAGGTTTTCCCTGTCTTGTGTACACTCTTTATATATATCTTTTGCTGTAATGTCGGCGGATTGATTCCTGGTGGTGATGCACCTACAGCCAACATCAATACTAATGCCGCAATGGCTGTGTTTGTCTTCTTGTACTATAATTATTGGGGTTTCAAGCTACACGGAATAAAATATATCAAGCACTTTATGGGTCCATACTGGTGGTTGGCCCCAATCATGTTCCCCATTGAAATTGTAAGCCATTTAGCCCGTCCACTGTCTCTTACATTGCGGCTTTTTGGAAACATCATGGGTGAAGATATAGTTCTGGCCCTGCTTTTTATCCTGGCTCCAATTGTCTCAACCTTGCCAATGTATTTCTTGTTCATGTTAGCTGATTTTATTCAGGCTTTCGTATTCTTCATGCTATCTATGCTCTATCTCAAGGGAGCTTTTGAAGAAGCACATTAATAGTGTGAGTAAATAGTGCTCGGAACAGTGTGAGATCGCAGACACTGTAGACAGATATCCAAAATTGGGGGAAATGGTCTTTTGACCGAAAAACTATATAATAGGAGGATTTTGTATCATGCGTAAGGCTCTTTTAACTATCCTAAACACTATTGCTTTCATCGCATTGGCCAGTGTAGCATTCGCAGGCGAAGCTGCTCCTGAGGTAATCTCTATGACCTCTATTGCTACAGCTTTGGGCATGGCTTTGGCTGCTGCTGGTTGTGGTATTGGCCAGGGTCTGGGTCTGAAGGCAGCTTGTGAAGGTACAGCCCGCAATCCTGAAGCCAGTGGTAAAATTACTGTTACCATGCTTATAGGTCTGGCCATGATTGAGTCTCTGGCTATTTATGCCTTGGTTGTTAACCTGATTCTTCTCTTTGCTAACCCATTCCTTGGCTAATCAAGGTAAGTAAAAACGGGGGGAGGCAGGGGTCTCCCCCCGTTTTTTTCTGTAAAAAAAGGTTTAAATTTCATTCACTATGCAGATAAAAAAAGAAAAAATACCTCGGGCGACCATTACAAGGCTTGCTCTTTATGTCCAAGAACTTGAAGTGCTGGAGCAGCAGGGTGAAAAGGTCGTCTCATCTGAGAAACTGGCTAGATCATGCGGGGTAAATCCATCACAAATCCGTAAAGATTTGGCCTATTTTGGAGAATTTGGAGTCCGGGGTGTTGGCTACTATGTTCATGAACTCAAAGAAGCCATCAAACAGAGTTTAGGTCTGGACCGGATTTGGAATGTAGCCCTGGTAGGGGTAGGAAATCTCGGGAGAGCCCTTTTACGCCATAATGTTTTACGTAAAAGAGGGTTTGTCATTGTTGGAGCCTTTGATTGCGACCCTTTTAAAATTGGCGAAGAAGTGGCTGGCTTGGAAGTAATCTGTTCCAGCAAACTTCCAGAAAAGGTTAAAGAATTAAATATAGAAATCGGCATCATTACCACTCCTCAGGAACGGGCCCAAAGAGCAGCCAATTATCTTATCGAAGCTGGTGTCAAAGGTATAGTAAATTTTGCCCCTGCGAGGATAAGTGCTCCTGAAAATGTCGCGGTTGAATATGTAGACTTTATCCACCATCTTTTTTCTGTTGCCTTCCAAATTTCTCTCAATCAAAGCAAGGGAAAACTCAAATAAATACACTTTGCCTTCAAAAAGTTTTTTATTTTAGAGAATTATCCCAAATTTTTTTCCTTTTTTTTTCTCTTGTCAAAATTAAGCCTCTGGGCTATAAATGTCGGTCTTTTGAGATTTAAGGAGGTAAATATGAAAAAGGATATTCATCCCAAAGTCTATGACACTTTAGTTAAATGCTCTTGCGGTTACCAGTTTGAGTCCAAGTCCAGTGCCGGTAAAGAAATACATGTTGAAATCTGCTCCAATTGTCATCCGTTTTTTACTGGCCAACAGAGATTTGTAGACTCTGCCGGGCGTATTGATCGCTTCAAAAAGAAGTACGCAAAATTTGCCCAAGAAAAAGAGTCTGAATAATATTTTTTATGTCCAAATTATCCATAGGCGGGCAGGCAGTCATGGAGGGCGTGATGATGCGCTCTCAAGACAGACTGTCTATTGCTGTGCGTGAGCCAAGTGGAAAGATTTGTGTTGAGTGTAGACCGTGGCTTGGTTTCAGTCGTTTTAAATGGCAAAAAAAACCATTTTTACGTGGATTTTTTGTTCTTTTAGAGACGTTGGTCAATGGAATAAAGGCCTTAAACTTCTCAGCGCAAAAAGCATATGAGGAAGAAGGCGCAGAGATAAAGCCCTGGGCACTATTTTTGACCGTCTGCTTGTCAGTTGTTCTGGCTCTGGGTATTTTTGTTGTTCTGCCTCACCTGCTCTCCCTTGGAATGAAGGCCTTGCACTTGGGTGGTGATGTTAATAGCCTCTCTTTTCACCTATGGGATGGTCTTTTTAAATTTGTTCTTTTTTTAGCGTACATCATTCTGATATCTTTTTTGCCCGATATTAAACGTGTGTTTCAATATCATGGGGCAGAGCACAAAGTGATTCATGCGTATGAACAGGGAGCAAAATTAATACCTGCTGAGATAAAACATTTTAGCCGCCTTCACCCTAGATGCGGGACAGCTTTTCTGCTTTTTGTCCTTTCAATAAGCATTATAATCTTTACTTTTATTGTGCCTTTATTTTTAAATTTTTATACTCCGGACTCCACTGTATTTAAACACATTTTAATTTTGTTTCTAAAATTTCTACTCATGATACCTATTAGCGGTATAGCCTATGAAATTATCAAAATTGCCGGTAAAAAAAATCATGAGACGTGGTGTAAACTATTTTGTCTGCCCGGGCTATTTTTGCAACTTCTGACAACAAAAGAGCCTAGCGAGGATCAATTAGAAGTAGCCATAGCGGCTCTTCGTGCTGCTTTAGGTAAGGATGACTTATGCTCGCAAAATTAGAAAGTATCGAACAAAAATTTATCGAACTGGAGCAACAGCTTAGCTCGCCAGACATTTTTAATGATCATGAAAAGTAT
The genomic region above belongs to Desulfovulcanus ferrireducens and contains:
- the atpB gene encoding F0F1 ATP synthase subunit A codes for the protein MAGGLHPVFLLEEAVKFLGLVDAHGNSLIPNNVLYSWAIMAVLIFFGWMATKKISLVPKGVQNFFEFLIGSLEDFVVTNMGEEGRKVFPVLCTLFIYIFCCNVGGLIPGGDAPTANINTNAAMAVFVFLYYNYWGFKLHGIKYIKHFMGPYWWLAPIMFPIEIVSHLARPLSLTLRLFGNIMGEDIVLALLFILAPIVSTLPMYFLFMLADFIQAFVFFMLSMLYLKGAFEEAH
- a CDS encoding ATP synthase subunit I, which encodes MLARANRKIEGFFYKRGVEIPEIRTLLRNQIYLTWTGIVIALIFGLTSWAFEFIVGALLGGLNFYALAKIIQQLIFVRRGAVVALLVSFYFRLLFTGVLLYAVIVFFKANIVALLSGLSVVIVNILIFGATLVGQKFKEA
- a CDS encoding DUF1385 domain-containing protein; its protein translation is MMRSQDRLSIAVREPSGKICVECRPWLGFSRFKWQKKPFLRGFFVLLETLVNGIKALNFSAQKAYEEEGAEIKPWALFLTVCLSVVLALGIFVVLPHLLSLGMKALHLGGDVNSLSFHLWDGLFKFVLFLAYIILISFLPDIKRVFQYHGAEHKVIHAYEQGAKLIPAEIKHFSRLHPRCGTAFLLFVLSISIIIFTFIVPLFLNFYTPDSTVFKHILILFLKFLLMIPISGIAYEIIKIAGKKNHETWCKLFCLPGLFLQLLTTKEPSEDQLEVAIAALRAALGKDDLCSQN
- a CDS encoding AtpZ/AtpI family protein is translated as MFFKLKDKALWQTLSKASLIGIHLVTCTFVGLLIGFYLDKWLGTKPWFLIAFLVFGIAAGFKNMYQEVKKIQDAEKKDARPGK
- a CDS encoding redox-sensing transcriptional repressor Rex, producing the protein MQIKKEKIPRATITRLALYVQELEVLEQQGEKVVSSEKLARSCGVNPSQIRKDLAYFGEFGVRGVGYYVHELKEAIKQSLGLDRIWNVALVGVGNLGRALLRHNVLRKRGFVIVGAFDCDPFKIGEEVAGLEVICSSKLPEKVKELNIEIGIITTPQERAQRAANYLIEAGVKGIVNFAPARISAPENVAVEYVDFIHHLFSVAFQISLNQSKGKLK
- the rpmE gene encoding 50S ribosomal protein L31, with product MKKDIHPKVYDTLVKCSCGYQFESKSSAGKEIHVEICSNCHPFFTGQQRFVDSAGRIDRFKKKYAKFAQEKESE
- the atpE gene encoding ATP synthase F0 subunit C codes for the protein MRKALLTILNTIAFIALASVAFAGEAAPEVISMTSIATALGMALAAAGCGIGQGLGLKAACEGTARNPEASGKITVTMLIGLAMIESLAIYALVVNLILLFANPFLG